In the genome of Xanthobacteraceae bacterium, one region contains:
- a CDS encoding type II secretion system F family protein, producing the protein MVDLIYSKLSDPRFMTTLLTAIAVIATIYTLAMPYISGDSLDRRMKTLAVERGKIRAREREKLARGEKVNLRPTPKAFMQGIVDKLDLKKWLGEEEIKATLVQAGYRGQGPQTTFLFFRLIMPIIMFCFAIFYLFVLVDIGQPAMVRIAICLGAAFLGMKLPQLFLKNMITRRQTSIRRAFPDALDLLLICVESGMSIDAAFKRVSQEIGSQSVPLAEEFTLTTAELSYLQDRRQAFENLSARTGIDGVKAVCTALIQAERYGTPLAQALRVLAQEIRDQRMAEAEKKAAALPPKLTVPMILFFLPVLFIVIMGPAAIRVMTEIK; encoded by the coding sequence ATGGTCGATCTCATTTACAGCAAGCTCAGCGACCCGCGTTTCATGACGACGCTGCTCACGGCGATTGCCGTGATCGCGACGATCTACACGCTGGCGATGCCCTACATCTCCGGCGATAGCCTCGACCGCCGCATGAAGACGCTGGCGGTGGAACGCGGCAAGATCCGCGCCCGCGAGCGCGAGAAGCTGGCGCGCGGCGAGAAGGTGAACCTGCGCCCCACGCCGAAGGCGTTCATGCAGGGGATCGTCGACAAGCTCGATCTGAAGAAGTGGCTCGGCGAGGAAGAAATAAAAGCGACGCTGGTACAGGCCGGTTATCGCGGGCAGGGACCGCAGACCACGTTCCTGTTCTTCCGGCTGATCATGCCGATCATCATGTTCTGCTTCGCGATCTTCTACCTGTTCGTGCTGGTGGATATCGGCCAGCCCGCAATGGTGCGCATCGCCATCTGTCTCGGCGCGGCGTTCCTCGGCATGAAGCTGCCGCAGCTGTTCCTGAAGAACATGATCACGCGGCGGCAGACCTCCATCCGCCGTGCTTTCCCCGATGCGCTCGACCTGCTCCTGATCTGCGTCGAATCCGGCATGTCCATCGACGCCGCGTTCAAGCGCGTCAGCCAGGAAATCGGCTCGCAATCGGTGCCGCTGGCCGAGGAGTTCACGCTGACCACGGCCGAGCTTTCGTATTTGCAGGACCGCCGCCAGGCGTTCGAAAATCTTTCCGCGCGCACCGGCATCGACGGCGTGAAGGCGGTTTGTACCGCACTGATTCAGGCCGAGCGCTACGGTACGCCGCTGGCGCAGGCGTTGCGCGTGCTCGCACAGGAAATCCGCGACCAGCGCATGGCCGAAGCGGAGAAGAAGGCCGCGGCACTGCCGCCAAAGCTCACCGTGCCGATGATCCTGTTCTTCCTGCCGGTGCTGTTCATCGTGATCATGGGTCCGGCTGCAATCCGCGTCATGACCGAGATCAAGTAA
- a CDS encoding tetratricopeptide repeat protein, which translates to MQYPSSAVHHGFLNGVSRIAIAAALAISLGACAAKQNPDITGSIPTPPTQEQARENVDRLGDRYRANDSDPAAAIAYAQALRRTDQRAQAVAVLEQASIKNPKHKGLLAEYGRALADVGRLQQALDVLSRSHTPDRPDWRILNAQGAIYDQLGNYKEARRFYQTALKIVPEEPSILSNLGLSYILSKDLKQAEATLRRAADHPRADRRVRQNLALSLALQGKFEEAERIAAGDLPPDEARENVAALRQMIKDQQQPRNHPRS; encoded by the coding sequence ATGCAGTACCCCTCCTCCGCCGTTCACCACGGCTTCCTGAACGGCGTTTCGCGCATTGCGATTGCAGCCGCGCTCGCGATTTCGCTCGGCGCATGCGCCGCGAAACAGAATCCCGACATAACCGGCTCGATCCCGACGCCGCCGACACAGGAGCAGGCCCGCGAAAACGTGGACCGGCTCGGCGACCGCTACCGCGCGAACGACAGCGACCCGGCAGCCGCCATCGCCTATGCGCAGGCGTTGCGCCGCACCGACCAGCGCGCGCAGGCAGTCGCCGTACTCGAACAGGCTTCGATCAAGAATCCGAAACACAAAGGGCTGCTCGCCGAATATGGCCGCGCGCTCGCCGATGTCGGCCGCTTGCAGCAGGCGCTCGACGTGCTGTCGCGCTCGCATACGCCCGACCGGCCGGACTGGCGCATCCTGAACGCGCAGGGCGCGATTTACGATCAGCTCGGCAACTACAAGGAAGCGCGCCGCTTCTACCAGACCGCGCTCAAGATCGTGCCGGAAGAACCGTCGATTCTCTCGAACCTCGGTCTTTCCTACATTCTGTCGAAAGACCTCAAACAGGCGGAGGCGACCCTGCGCCGCGCCGCCGATCATCCGCGCGCCGACCGCCGCGTGCGCCAGAACCTTGCGCTGTCGCTGGCGCTGCAAGGCAAGTTCGAGGAAGCCGAAAGAATCGCAGCTGGCGACCTGCCGCCCGACGAAGCCCGCGAGAACGTCGCCGCGCTCCGTCAGATGATCAAGGATCAGCAGCAGCCGCGGAACCATCCGCGCTCTTAA